The Balneola sp. genomic sequence CACCCGCCATATAGCCACCCTGGTAGTCATTTACCATAAAATAATTATAGGAGGGGTGCGAAGCATTTACGAGAACCACAGGAACATGAGTAGATTGTAAGTGCTTATGGATAGTTTCGCTGACATCTATAGATAATAGTATAAGTGCATCCGCAGTACCTCTATCAAAAAAATTAATCACTGCGTCTTCAGGATCTTTTGAGCCAGTATTATAGAGAATGATATCGAGATCCATTTTTTTGATCTCATCTTTAACTCCTTTTAAAACCTCATTGAAAAAAGGAGTGGTGAAAGAAGGAACTGCCACAGCAAGCATTTGGGGTTCCTTACTGGCTAGTTTACGCGCACTTACCTGAGGCCTAAAATTAAGGTCATCGATTGATTTCTGTACTTTTTCCTTAGTCTCATCTGACACATTCGGGGAATCATTTAACACCCTTGATACTGTAGAAATTGCAACGCCGGCATTCTTCGCTACATCGTATATGGTTATTTTCTTACTCATAATCCGTGCGTGTATATTCTAAATTTCTTTAAAGTTTTGTCCTTTATTTGGGCAAAATTTGTTTCAATGCACATAATACTCATCTTATGTTGAATATGTAATTGATTTCAAAAAATTATTTATTTCTTCATGAATGGAACTTTTACCATCTTTTTTTCGATTTAAGATTTCATGAGTACAATACTACGTATCCCATATTCAGTTATAAGACCCATTTACGAGAGAACGTCATTTCATCGCTCGGTAATTGAGGAGATTAATGATATAGAGCTCAAGCCAGCCTATTCGCATTGCAGGGCTATCACTAAGTTTTATGCAAAAACCTTCTATATGGCTACCCGTTTTCTACCAAATGAAAAGCAGCGTGGTATTTTCGCTATTTATGGGTTATGTAGATACCTAGACAATTTAGTAGATGATGCTATTGATCTTTCCGACTATTCATCAGTCTCACTTTCGCAGGTAGATGAAAAGCTTGAAGATTTCAAATGTCGTCTCATTTCGGTTTATAATGGATACCAGGGTGATGATCCCATATTAATTGCGTTCTCAGATACCCTTAAAACGTATCATATCCCCATTGATCTTCCATTCTTATTGATTGATGGCGTTAGAAGCGATCTGGAGAAAAATAGATTCAGGAATTTCCAGGAGGTTTATGATTACTCCTACAAGGTAGCATCAGTAGTCGGTTTGATGACAAGCCGAGTATTTGGGTATAGTAACGACTCAGCTTTAGAGCATGCAGTAGACTTAGGTATTGCGATGCAGTTAACCAATATTTTAAGAGATATTGGAGAAGATTTGGAAAGAGATAGGATTTACATCCCTGCTGATGAATTGAAGATGTTTGGCGTAAGTGAAAAAGAATTATTCAATCATGAAGTATCAGAGAATTTCATTTCTATGATGAAATTTCAGATCGATAGGGCACGAAAGTATTACGAAAGCGCAGACAAGGGGATAGAAATGCTAAATCGCGATAGTCGTTTGCCTGTGTACCTGGCTCGTTATAATTATGGTCGAATCTTAGATAAGATTGAGGAAAATGATTACAACGTTTTTGATGAGAGAGCTTTTCTTAGCGGGTTTGAAAAATTTTCAATCCTTCCGCAAATCTTCGTTAAAATGAGAGCAGCCAGCTAAGCTTCTATTGGTGCTTTTTTAACGAATTCGATACTATTGGGAAAAAACTATCCCATGCCAAAAATCAATAAAGTTTTAATCGCGAATCGAGGAGAAATTGCAGTTCGTGTAATTCATACATGCAAAGAACTTGGAATCAAGAGTGTCGCCGTTTATTCACGACCAGATGCACAAGCTCCTCATGTACAACTCGCTGATGAATCTGTATTTATAGGGGAAGCTGCTTCTTCTGAAAGCTATTTGGTAATGGATAAAATTATTGATGCGGTTAAGCTCACCGGAGCTGATGCTGTACACCCTGGGTATGGTTTTTTGAGTGAGAATGCTGAATTCTCCAAACGCTGCAAAGAAGAAGGGATCATCTTTATTGGTCCAGACCCTAAGGCGATTTCGTTAATGGGGGATAAAACTTCAGCACGTGAGTTAATGACAGAGGTTGGTATTCCAACGCCTCCGGGATTAAAAAGTACCCTCCAGAGCATCGAAGAAGCCAGGGAAGTTGCCTTAGATATAGGGTTCCCTATTTTGATTAAAGCCTCAGCCGGTGGTGGTGGTAAAGGAATGAGGATCGTCCATGAGGAATCTGAATTTGAATCAAGTATCAAAGCAGCAAAATCTGAAGCCAGGAATGCTTTTGGTGACGACCGGGTGTACATCGAGAAATACTTAGAAGAGCCACGCCATATCGAATTTCAAATAATGGCGGATACTCATGGGAACATAGTTCATGTGTATGACAGGGAGTGCTCAATTCAGCGCAGGCATCAAAAAGTAATTGAAGAAGCTCCAAGTGTATTATTAACTCCCGAACTGAGAGAAGAAATGGGAAAAGCGGCAGTTAAAGCAGCTGAAGCTTGTGATTATGTTGGTGCTGGGACGATTGAATTTCTCGTTGATAAGCATATGAATTTCTATTTCCTAGAGATGAATACCCGGTTACAGGTAGAACATCCGGTCACAGAAATGATTTCAGGGATTGATCTTGTAGCAGCTCAGATAGCTGTAGCTGAGGGTAAAAAACTGGAATTCACTCAAGATGATATCAAGAAGAAAGGGCATGCTATTGAGTGCAGGATCTATGCGGAAGATCCTGAGAATAATTTCCTGCCGAGTACCGGTCTTTTATCAAAACACAGAGTGCCTTCCGGAACAGGTGTTCGAGTTGATGCCGGAGTTGAGGAGGGGCAGGAGGTAACGATCAACTATGATCCTATGATTTCAAAGCTTACTGTTTACGGAAATGATCGTGAGGATGCCCGGAAGAAAATGCTAAGAGCTCTAGATGAATATGAGATAGCAGGTTGCAAGACAACGATTCCGTTTTGTGAATACACGTTAGAACATGAAGCCTTTATTTCAGGGAAATATGATACCCATTTTGTAAAGGATCATTTTAGTCCACAGGATTTAAGTAATACTGTTTCTAATGACATCATAGCTTTAGCTGGTACACTTCTTAAACTTCAAGAAACGGCAGAACCACAACAAGCACCTATCACAATGGGTGAAGGGTCATCCGAATGGTGGAGAAATCGCCGCTAGATAAATGGATACATCAAAACAGAAGCTCTTCGATCAGCTAAAAAAACTAGACACAGAGCAGCGCAACCCAAATACAATGTCTATAGATTTGGCTTCGTCGAGCGAAATTGTAGCATTAATCAATCAAGAGGATAAAAAGGTTGCTGATGCTGTATCTCTGAAGATCGATGAAATTTCGAAAGCAGTTGATATAGTAAGTGACAGTTTTCACATAGGAGGGCGCTTACTGTATTTTGGAGCAGGGACAAGTGGCAGATTAGGAGTCTTAGACGCTGCAGAATGCCCTCCAACTTTTGGTTCTGATCCAAGTCAGGTTGAAGGCTTTATTGCTGGTGGAAAAGAAGCGATGTTTGTCGCACAGGAAGGAGCAGAAGACTCAGAGCTTGTTGGAGAGAATGATTTAGTGGGTAGCAAAGCTTCTAAAATTGATGTTGTCTGTGGACTTGCTGCAAGTGGAAGAACTCCCTATGTACTTGGAGTAATCAAAAAAGCAAAGGAACTAGGCATTTCAACTATTCTAATTACTACGGTACCTAAAGACCAATTAAGTGTTCTGGGTGATATTACTATTGATGTTCCTGTTGGGCCTGAAGTGATAATGGGCAGCACTAGAATGAAAAGTGGAAGTGCCCAGAAAATGGTTCTCAATATGATTACTACTGGAGCTTTTATATTACAGGGAAAGATTCTTGAAAATGTAATGGTGGATCTCAAACTCACAAACAAAAAACTTGTAGAGAGAGCAAAACGAATCATCATGAATTTTGGTAAGGTAGATTATGATACTGCTACCTCTTTTCTGGATAAGTCGGGCAGCCATGTTAAAACAGCTCTTGTAATGATTTTGTCAGGTGTAGATAAAAAGGAAGCGGAATCATTACTAAAAACGCATAATGGTTTCATAAGAAAAGCGATTGAGAATTGAGATATGAATAAGGTTTTGTTCAGTATTTTTGTTTGGACTTATTATGTAGTACTATTTTTACTTTTCTTCGTCCTTATTCTAGCCACTTTTATTCTCACTTTCCCATTCGACAGGTACCAAAAAATACCCAATAAAGTACTCGGAATGATGGCCTGGTGCTTAATGCATGTGAGTCCTGGGTGGAAAATTACCATTGAAGGGCAAGAAAAATATGATCCTTCTAAGCCTACTATTTTCATAGCCAATCACGAGAGTTTTCTGGACATACCACTTCTTTTTCAACTCCCTTGGAAAATGAAATGGGTAGTAAAGCATAGTATGACATTTATACCGGTAATGGGCTGGATGGTAAAGTTAACAGGGCAGCTTACGATAAATAGAGGTAGCAAAGGGGCCCTCAAAAAACTATCGAATCTAGTAAACCCGTTAAAAGATTTGGTTCCCGTTATGATATTTCCTGAAGGAACACGTTCAATGGATGGTAACTTACAATCGTTCAAAAATGGTGCTTTTTTACTAGCTATGGAACACAGTTTTCAGATTCAGCCAATTGTTGTCGACGGGCCTTATGAAGTGCTTATTTCAGGATCAAAGATGTTAAACCCAGACGGAAATTTTAAAGTGTCAGTTTTGGATGCTATTAATCCTGATGATTTTGACAATATGAACGCACTAAAATCCCATTGCCGAACGATTATACTTGAGGAAAAAGAAAGATTGGAATCTTCTTGAAAAAAGAAGTTATAGATATCATCGTTTCACAAACCCACTATCAACACAGAATAATGGGGTGTATAATAGTGGCTCAGCTAATTATGATATCTGTATTTAAATTCTGGCCGGAACAGGAAATCAAAAAACCAGCTTTTATTATTCCAGATAATGAGGCCATTATTGTCGAAGAGATGATAGTAACCAGGCAGGCAAATGCCCCAGCTTCTCCTCCAAAACCCCAGGTTCCGATACCAGTACCTACTTATGAAGTGATTGAAGATGAAATCCTGGATTTTCCAGAGATGGATGATTTTCAAAATGCTGATCCGTTGAGTGAATCAATTACAACGGGTCAAAGAGGAGACGAAGAACGGATTTCTGGTAACCCTGATCGTCCTCCCAGAGTGACTAAGATTTTTGAACCTATTGTACCTGAAGAGGCAAAAGAAGCCAGTATAAAAGCCATAATTTTTGTGAATTTTCTTGTAAACAGAGATGGTAGTGTAAAAGAGGCCTATGTTTCAGAAGTACGACTTTACGATGATAAAGGAGAGAACTACGAAGTCGTTCAGAGTATCAGGTATGGATTGATCGAAGCAAGTCTTGAAGCTGCCTATAAATGGAGGTTCCGCCCGGCTACAGAAGGAGGAGAGAAGGTAGGAGCCTATGCTCAGAATTCATTTACTTTTGGTTTTTAAAGGGAATTATTTTCGCTGATTGTAGATTAAAAGTTTAATCAACAAAATTAATGATATGGCCTCTGTACTACTGTTTCTATTCGCGATCTCATTTAGTAACGACCAGATTCATCTTGAAAAGCAGATTCTTGAAGATGGTCGCTTCATGGAATTAAATGAAAATTACGAAGCGGCACTTCAGATATGGGAATCTGCTAAAGAAAGATTAGATAAACCTAGTATAGAAATTGCTCTCAATTATATCCGCGTTTCAACCGAGCATGATATGAGGGGCTATTATGAGTCGGCTTCGGATCTTTATAAATGGGCGTTATCTGCTGACTCAATAGAGAACAAAGATATTGCAATTTGGGAATTAGAACTTTCTATGGTCGAACCCATAATGTCTCAAGAGCTTCAAAAGAATCTGAGAAATTACCTTTCTCAAAATGATCCAGACTTTTTTGAATACTTAAATGGATTCTGGAAGCAAATAGATCCAACACCTTTTACAGAATACAACGAGCGTTTAATCGAGCATTGGCAACGTATAGCTTATGCTCGTGCTAACTATGACAGAAACGAAAATACAGTTTATAATACCGATGATAGGGGGCTTGAGTACATTAGATATGGACCTCCTTTAAAAAAAAGAACCGGTGTTTTAAGGGTGTCTCAATCTGATATAGAGAAAACATGCAATATCTTGAGTGCATGTGATCCTGATGTAATGCGATCGGTTATCTTTGGAATGGACCCAACTCCATATTATGAAGTATGGATTTATAACAGGTTCAATACTGAAATGCGGGATAATTTAGTATTAATATTTGGGGAATCTCCCTTTGGTTTGAGGCGTCTTAACTCTATAGATGATCTAATTCCTAATCAGGCATTTAGTTTTGGAAAGAGGTTTGACCATCCCACTCTGGCTGGATTTGAGTTGGAAGCTGGAGTAATTAGTCCCGGTATGGTTTTCCAATATGTGTACTACACAAAGCTTGCTAGTTTGGATATGTACTTTGGAAGATTTGCCTCTGAAATGAATATGAATTGGGATGCATCTAGTCCGACCAGTCTTGCGAGGTTAGGACCACATTTAGGGCCTGTACTTAATCAAGAAGCGGATTTAGCAATAAGATTGGCAAGAAATGCAGCTCCTGAGCAAGTTACCTCAACATCAAACATGATTCGAAATATTGATATAAAGATATATCCGTATCGATTTCTTGGTGTAAATGGCCAACCTTATTATGCCACATTTTTAGAAAGTCAACCTCATCGAGCCTTTGTAGAAGACTTAAGTTCGAACGATGAAATTATGATGCCAGAGGGTACATTATTTGAAGAAGCTTTTCAGCAATATGAGCTTTTGCATGGCATTCAAATTCTTGACGAAGTTGGAAATGTACGCACTCAGTCCAGAATCCAATCAGAACTGGTAGTAACGGGTGAAGAAGAAAGTGCCCCCAGTTACTCTGTGTTCACAATACCGTATGTGAGTGATGAAAATAAAATCATCTTTCAAGCAGAGCTTCATAATAGAAATACTGAAACCAACCCGAAGCTTAATACAGCTTTTTCCAGTTCATTGCGAGGCTTAGGTAAAATTGATTATGAACTACCCGGTCCTCTCGAAAATGATCCGGAAGAGTTAGTATTGGGTGATATAATCTTTGGATATGATCTGGACTATGATTCAGAATTAAATACCCTAGTTCCTTTTGTAGTTTCTCACGAACGCATGATTCCCAAGGGTAAAGCACTGGCGCTTCATTTCCAGTTATACAATTTGATCCCAACTGAAGGACTAAGTGAATTTCAGCTAAAATATGAGATCACCAGAGATAGGGGATTTGAATGGTTAAGAGGGAAGGAAAGGGAGGTAAGTCTGGAAGTAGGGTTTCAAACCCGCGGTTCCAGGTTTGTGGACAACCTGGAAATTCAAACCCGTGACCTGGAACCTGGCGACTATACACTTTCTGTTGTATTCACGGACTTAAATACTCAGAAAAGAGTAGAAAAAGATTTAAGCTTTAAAGTGATTTCTTCTGATTAGAGTAGAAATTGTACTAATTGTATTGATAACAGAACTTATTACTTCTATATTTGTCGCCCTTCAAAAGGAGAGGTGCCGGAGTGGTCGAACGGGCTCGCCTGGAAAGCGTGTGTGCCTCACAAGGGTACCGAGGGTTCGAATCCCTCCCTCTCCGCTCTACTTTGCCAAGGCTTTGTAGAGCAGACTCAGTCAGGAAAATCGACCAAGAGTCTTTTTTAAACTGTATTTATAACACCCTATTGTGCAACTGTAAATAATTGGGCTTCAACAAAAAACTGCACATAAAGTTTAGAATTTATCACTACTTTCAAGAAATATTAGAGTAATCTACAGGCATATGGGTAAACATTGAATTGTAAGAATTTAATTTGCATTCAGGATCCCCTTTCTTAGGTTTATTAGAATTAACATTTCAAATCAAAACTCAATCAAGTAACAGATGCGTAATTTCAAGCTGTTAGCTTTCTGGTTGTTGGTCTTTGGCACCTTTCTAGGGTGTGAAATACCAAAAGAACCAGATTTTACCACTTCCCAGCGCATAGAAACACCTATTCTTGTTGATAAAGAATATCAGTTTTTAGGCGGTGGCGGATCAGTAGATGTATTGATCGATACAACAGGAAGCGAATTTGATTCGCTTTTTACATTAGATGCAACCGGGTTCATCACTCTTTCTCAGGAACAAGATTTCGAGTTTGGAGATCTAAATGATGCTATTCCTGAAATAACTACCGACCCAACTGATTTTAGCTCAGAAGTAGGTGAGTTGGAGATTGGAAGTTTTTCTTCAGGTGGATCTAGTCTTGGTAGTGCAAGTTTCGAAGAGGTAACAGGCTTAAACCCAGCTTTAGTGCCAGCAGGTACACCAATTCCTGGCGGGACCACTCCAACCCCTGTTAATATCGAAGTAGGTAGCAACACAGATTACTTTGTAAGCGCCACGATTAAACGAGGAGGAGTAGAGGTTACTATTTTTAATAACTTGGGATTTGATATCGCAGAAATTGACATAGACTTGAATTCTGGGGCAACATTTGTGGCTACCGGAACAATAAGTAATGTTGATCATGGAGCTAGCAGTAGTGGCCTAATTCCTTTCTCTGATGGAGATGTGTTAGCTGATATAAATGTCGATATTTCAGTTACCTGGAATGCTCAGAATACTCAGGCTAATCCTGGAGAAATGGATGTTGAAGATATTCAGGGTGTAGATCTTGTAGCTTCTGCTGTTGAAGCAGCACTTACCCCTCAACGATTTGTTACCAGTAGTACAACTGAATTTGATGACACTGAATTTGTGTTCTCTTCACCTAACCATTATATGGAGATGGAATCTGGAACTATAGTTATAGACCCAATCGTAAATGGTATAGATTTAACTCTTGATACTTTATTAATAAGTTTTCCTGAGATTCGACAAGGCCCCAGCTATCTGCCTGGTGATTCCTTGGTAATTGAATATGTTGCAGGTAATGACCAGGTCTTAAGGAGCAGTACTTCAAATGCTAAGAATATTGATTTAGCTGGATACAGAATATTCGCTTTCAATAATGAGGTACAGTACAATATTGTAGCTATCACTGAAAATACACAAGAAACTGATCCATCAGATCAAAACCGTATTATCACAGAAACAGATGAAGTTTCATCCAGAGTAGTAATTAATAATCTGACTATAGCAGAAGCTTTTGGAGATATTTTACCTCAAACCGTAATACTTGGTGATGACGTTGGAGATGATGGTATTATTGATGTCTTCAATGATACTGAGGCAGAAATAACAGATATAGATGGTCTTGAAGACCTCTCTTCTCAGGTTGATGGTCTTGAGTTCACTCAAGCTTCTTTAACCATCAATTATACTTCAAATATTGAGGTTCCTACAACCATTTACGCTTCGTTTGTTGGTACAAATGGGGATGGCGATGAAGTGTATTTAAGTGGGAAAGCTGGAACAGTTACTGAGGTGGATATAGTAGATCCAATAAGTGGCCTTGAAGCTAATGGTGTTCAATTGCAACCTGATCAAATGATAAAGTTTGAATTGGAAACCTATGATGCGGTTACGAATCCTGGGCCATTTTCACTTACTTTTGATTCTACCAATTCAACAGTGAACCAGTTTTTAAATAACCTTCCAAACCAAATAAGGTTTATTGGTAAATCTTTAGTAAATGAAGATGGTACGGAAGCAACAATCAGTACTCCATTGGAATTTGATCCAATGATTTCTGTAAACCTTCCTTTAGCATTTAGCACAAGTAGTGCAGCAACTTTTTCTGATACAACAGAAACATCTGATCTTCAAGATTTACCAGATGAAAATGATGATCTTAGGATTACACAAGGTCTATTGAACATCAATTACAGCAATGGTTTGCCACTTGGGGTAGATTTAAGTTTAATTTTATTAGATGAGAACGGAGCTGAAGTTACTACACTTCCGATCGACGCATCAGCTGGTGAGAGGTACGAGTTACTGGGTGCACAAGTTGACGCAATAACACGCTTTGCTACAATGAGTACCAATGGTAGTATTCAAATAGCTCTTACAGAACAGCAGTTACTCGACTTATCTGATACTGCTTCAATTGTTATTGAAGCTGAGCTTAGGACTACTAGTAATGAAGAGGTCAAATTCAGAGCAACTGATGCCATTCGAATCAGTGTTAGTGCACAAATCACTATCGAAAACACTGTAAACTAAGGAAGCAGACCATGAAAAATTTAAGATTCATTTTCACGATCGCATTTGCTCTTTCGGCTGCTTCTTTAGTAGCGCAAAGCAGGCATTATAATTCAACTACCCTTGGTATGGGAGGTGGAGGTACCGCATTTATTGATGGTTACCATGCTAATTTCCTAAACCCAGCAAACTTAATGCTTGATGACGGACGAAAGCCCAAAAGAGAATTAGGGCTAGTTGGTGGAGTAGGAGTGAGAGCCGGAGGTTCTCTTGTAAACCTGGATGTTTACGATCAATATTTAACAAGAGGCTTGAAGATTGAAGGGCAGATCAGGACTGATATGTTAGAAGAATGGTTTGGTTCTGATGTTACCAATACACGTGATTTGTCAACTACTATAGATGTTGTACCTCTTGGGTTTTCTAGTAGGGGGAGGAAGTCTGCTTTTAGTCTTGCTACAAGAGTAAGAACCACTCAAGACCTTACTTTTAACAAGGGATTTGCAGAATTATATTTTTATGGACTTGATTCCGAGCAGTTTGGATCCGGGGTACCTGTAGATTTAAATAGTCGTACGATTTCTTACACCGAAATCTCTATTGGTTATGCAATGAAGTTACCTGTACCACTAACTGGGTTAGTAGAATCTTTGCCCTTCATCAATGGGATTAATTTATATGCAGGTGTAGCTCCAAAATACCTTGTAGGTATGCAATCTGTCGAGCTGGACTTAACTTCAACATTAACGGTTAATCCTGTATCACTAACCAGTAATGGTGGTATTACTCATGATTTTGAGTATTCATTGTATTCCTACGGAGAGCTCTCGGAACAACTTAGAGCGTATTCTTTAGCTCGTGAAGTAGATGAAGATGCAAAACTGGAAGATTATGTCGACTATTCTGGCTCTGATATTGGAACACTAGGATCCGGATTTGGTCTTGATTTGGGTGTTACTGCAGAGCTTGATGTTTCTTTACCAGCACTTGGCTTTTTTGGTAAAAGACAAAAACTTGTATTGGCAATGTCGATTACTGATATGGGTAGTATTACTTATGACGAAACACCTTCTCGCGTAACAGCCTCAGGTTTGGTAACTATTGATGGAGATATTGGTGACCAAGCACCAGGAGATTACTTCGAAGATTTAGCTGATAGTCTTGGCAATGATGTGTATGGAGGATTTACTTCTGAAGACGCAAGTAACCAGAAATATTCATTACCAGGAATGTATAACTTTGGAGCTGCACTTACCCTCGGTAAACTCACTACTACTCTGGATTATGGATTTGGGTTTAATGATGTAGGTACTAACTCAAGAAGAAGTGCACTTACATTAGGAGCTCAATATCGTTTATTAGGGTTTATTCCAATTAGGGTTGGAACCCGCTTAGGAGGTTATTCTTCTGCATCTTACTCTGCGGGGATAGGTCTCGATTTCCGTTTCTTGGAACTTACCGTAGCAGCATCTATGGCTAACAATTCCGGTAGCAATGGGAATTCGGTTACTGCAGCATTTAGCGGTTTAGTAATCCGGTTCTAAGATCGGTTGGATTTTTGAAAGCCTCATTCAGAAATGGATGGGGCTTTTATTTTTTATAGAACCGCTCAATCGAAACTTCTTCAGGCAACGCCTTTCCATGTATCAGAAACTCACTCATTAGCTTAGCAAGGTAAGCTGAATATAAAAGTCCTTTTGAAGCCAGCCCTGTAAATATTGAGCAATTTTGAACCTGATCATTATTTCCCAAAACAGGCATTCGATTAGGAGTAGATACTCTCACACCAGACCATTGAGTTTTAAGTGTGGAGTTTTTCGCTAAAGAGGGGAAAACCTGGCTAAATCTCTTCATTAAATAGTCCAGACCATTTCGGTCAGGGTTTTGATGATCATAATTATGTTCATAAGTACTACCAACAACAAATTCATTACCTGATAATGAGGTGATATATCCCAAGGAGGAAATAGCATGTTCAAAATCTAAGGGAGCCTTTGATTCTAAAACAGCCAATTGCCCTTTTATAGTATGAGTTTTGATTGTATTCCAAAGCGAATGATTATAGATTGAAGAACCAATACAAAAGACAATATGATCAGCCTCAATAGTTCTTCCATCATCAAAGCTAATCTGCCATTTTTGAGTGGAGTTGGTGAGCTGATAGTTCTTGCCAGTGATAAATTTTACTCCCCGGGATTCAAGTAACCTTGCATGATTGAGTAAATAGGTAGGTATATCTACGGTTAATCCAACAGGTAACCATACACCTCCATCAACGCATGAGATGCCTGGATGAAATTCTTTTATTTCTTTTTCATCCATCCATGAAA encodes the following:
- the murQ gene encoding N-acetylmuramic acid 6-phosphate etherase, whose product is MDTSKQKLFDQLKKLDTEQRNPNTMSIDLASSSEIVALINQEDKKVADAVSLKIDEISKAVDIVSDSFHIGGRLLYFGAGTSGRLGVLDAAECPPTFGSDPSQVEGFIAGGKEAMFVAQEGAEDSELVGENDLVGSKASKIDVVCGLAASGRTPYVLGVIKKAKELGISTILITTVPKDQLSVLGDITIDVPVGPEVIMGSTRMKSGSAQKMVLNMITTGAFILQGKILENVMVDLKLTNKKLVERAKRIIMNFGKVDYDTATSFLDKSGSHVKTALVMILSGVDKKEAESLLKTHNGFIRKAIEN
- a CDS encoding 1-acyl-sn-glycerol-3-phosphate acyltransferase, with translation MNKVLFSIFVWTYYVVLFLLFFVLILATFILTFPFDRYQKIPNKVLGMMAWCLMHVSPGWKITIEGQEKYDPSKPTIFIANHESFLDIPLLFQLPWKMKWVVKHSMTFIPVMGWMVKLTGQLTINRGSKGALKKLSNLVNPLKDLVPVMIFPEGTRSMDGNLQSFKNGAFLLAMEHSFQIQPIVVDGPYEVLISGSKMLNPDGNFKVSVLDAINPDDFDNMNALKSHCRTIILEEKERLESS
- a CDS encoding phytoene/squalene synthase family protein, which produces MSTILRIPYSVIRPIYERTSFHRSVIEEINDIELKPAYSHCRAITKFYAKTFYMATRFLPNEKQRGIFAIYGLCRYLDNLVDDAIDLSDYSSVSLSQVDEKLEDFKCRLISVYNGYQGDDPILIAFSDTLKTYHIPIDLPFLLIDGVRSDLEKNRFRNFQEVYDYSYKVASVVGLMTSRVFGYSNDSALEHAVDLGIAMQLTNILRDIGEDLERDRIYIPADELKMFGVSEKELFNHEVSENFISMMKFQIDRARKYYESADKGIEMLNRDSRLPVYLARYNYGRILDKIEENDYNVFDERAFLSGFEKFSILPQIFVKMRAAS
- the accC gene encoding acetyl-CoA carboxylase biotin carboxylase subunit, encoding MPKINKVLIANRGEIAVRVIHTCKELGIKSVAVYSRPDAQAPHVQLADESVFIGEAASSESYLVMDKIIDAVKLTGADAVHPGYGFLSENAEFSKRCKEEGIIFIGPDPKAISLMGDKTSARELMTEVGIPTPPGLKSTLQSIEEAREVALDIGFPILIKASAGGGGKGMRIVHEESEFESSIKAAKSEARNAFGDDRVYIEKYLEEPRHIEFQIMADTHGNIVHVYDRECSIQRRHQKVIEEAPSVLLTPELREEMGKAAVKAAEACDYVGAGTIEFLVDKHMNFYFLEMNTRLQVEHPVTEMISGIDLVAAQIAVAEGKKLEFTQDDIKKKGHAIECRIYAEDPENNFLPSTGLLSKHRVPSGTGVRVDAGVEEGQEVTINYDPMISKLTVYGNDREDARKKMLRALDEYEIAGCKTTIPFCEYTLEHEAFISGKYDTHFVKDHFSPQDLSNTVSNDIIALAGTLLKLQETAEPQQAPITMGEGSSEWWRNRR
- a CDS encoding GWxTD domain-containing protein codes for the protein MASVLLFLFAISFSNDQIHLEKQILEDGRFMELNENYEAALQIWESAKERLDKPSIEIALNYIRVSTEHDMRGYYESASDLYKWALSADSIENKDIAIWELELSMVEPIMSQELQKNLRNYLSQNDPDFFEYLNGFWKQIDPTPFTEYNERLIEHWQRIAYARANYDRNENTVYNTDDRGLEYIRYGPPLKKRTGVLRVSQSDIEKTCNILSACDPDVMRSVIFGMDPTPYYEVWIYNRFNTEMRDNLVLIFGESPFGLRRLNSIDDLIPNQAFSFGKRFDHPTLAGFELEAGVISPGMVFQYVYYTKLASLDMYFGRFASEMNMNWDASSPTSLARLGPHLGPVLNQEADLAIRLARNAAPEQVTSTSNMIRNIDIKIYPYRFLGVNGQPYYATFLESQPHRAFVEDLSSNDEIMMPEGTLFEEAFQQYELLHGIQILDEVGNVRTQSRIQSELVVTGEEESAPSYSVFTIPYVSDENKIIFQAELHNRNTETNPKLNTAFSSSLRGLGKIDYELPGPLENDPEELVLGDIIFGYDLDYDSELNTLVPFVVSHERMIPKGKALALHFQLYNLIPTEGLSEFQLKYEITRDRGFEWLRGKEREVSLEVGFQTRGSRFVDNLEIQTRDLEPGDYTLSVVFTDLNTQKRVEKDLSFKVISSD
- a CDS encoding FAD-binding oxidoreductase, which encodes MINRVTKNIDYCILGAGLAGITLAKELSSNGVSTCVVDPYGIASGASGTPLGLVNPAGGRFASLSWRAEECYQAVLENLQYVSEQSQSFFFRKSGVLRPAQEEEIAEKMHRNFHEYNWPEGWISWMDEKEIKEFHPGISCVDGGVWLPVGLTVDIPTYLLNHARLLESRGVKFITGKNYQLTNSTQKWQISFDDGRTIEADHIVFCIGSSIYNHSLWNTIKTHTIKGQLAVLESKAPLDFEHAISSLGYITSLSGNEFVVGSTYEHNYDHQNPDRNGLDYLMKRFSQVFPSLAKNSTLKTQWSGVRVSTPNRMPVLGNNDQVQNCSIFTGLASKGLLYSAYLAKLMSEFLIHGKALPEEVSIERFYKK